A region from the Biomphalaria glabrata chromosome 14, xgBioGlab47.1, whole genome shotgun sequence genome encodes:
- the LOC106055133 gene encoding putative mediator of RNA polymerase II transcription subunit 26 gives MTASIYICLSALSIIFCNNVLVLSQQTNPVDANRYVNPTYQIQSAGSLPPQPLAYDGNPPLHNVPPLFPNVPPLFPNVPPLFPNVPPLFPNTQPSAYSGNVPTHHVPPLFPNVPPLFPNAPPPQPPPPPLPMPPPLLSITPPSTLVAPPPNAQIPSQNEMRHAVFHHPPIENTPQHSVNATSGPSLSPVNLPKLTQQELNSKPSQTQYQTVQSQQQELIKKNNAMKKPLKEASFANNKSIIPSPSQPPQNGQAMNYSPQWQPQQQPNQQQQGQQQQPSQQQQPIQQQQPIQQQPIQQQPIQQQPIQQQQLTQQQQIQQPPIQEQQIQPQQQIQPQQPIQPQQPIQPQQSIQPQQPIQQPIQQQPIQQPIQQQLIQQQQQTQLLQPIQQQQQIQQVQWQQQQLQQQQVQPPYQQQGPAYEYEQPELQQVSKFGTSYYSPTNAYGPAPRPEYEAVELEATTPSPQNYYYQQQNFPPIQAPIQAPSPVSIQIPNQISLQAPSPIPLQAPPRPVADASWLKAKLLQLQQTQAYNAPQQRPAPVAPKTYIDPRLVLYLRNQHLLAQQRKLASENLMRSSVNYAHSASAQAYTPQFQSYAPSRGSVQEVYEMLSTGEMKCKNLYRLHNIDGMRQASSVCGRGLRCPAPYNREVQMGNFCMCCPYLDPATMSALQQRQQQRLLY, from the exons ATGACTGCATCTATCTACATTTGTCTGAGTGCATTGAGcattatattttgtaataatg TATTAGTTCTATCGCAGCAGACCAATCCAGTGGATGCAAACAGATATGTAAATCCAACTTACCAGATCCAGTCAGCTGGTAGTCTTCCTCCTCAGCCTCTCGCTTATGACGGAAACCCCCCTTTGCACAACGTCCCGCCTCTTTTTCCAAACGTCCCGCCCCTTTTTCCAAATGTGCCACCTCTTTTCCCTAACGTCCCGCCCCTCTTTCCCAATACTCAACCTTCTGCGTATAGCGGAAACGTCCCTACGCACCACGTCCCACCCCTTTTTCCTAATGTCCCACCCCTTTTTCCTAATGCCCCGCCTCCTCAGCCGCCTCCACCTCCTCTACCAATGCCCCCTCCTCTTCTGTCTATTACACCACCCTCAACACTGGTGGCTCCTCCCCCAAATGCTCAGATTCCGTCACAAAATGAAATGAGACACGCTGTATTTCATCACCCCCCAATAGAGAATACTCCACAGCATTCAGTTAACGCAACTTCTGGCCCCTCCTTGTCACCCGTTAACTTGCCAAAGCTTACCCAACAAGAACTTAATTCAAAACCATCGCAGACCCAATATCAGACCGTACAATCTCAGCAgcaagaattaataaaaaaaaacaacgcaatGAAAAAGCCATTGAAAGAAGCCTCTTTCGCTAACAATAAAAGCATAATACCATCTCCATCTCAACCGCCTCAAAATGGCCAGGCGATGAACTATTCGCCGCAGTGGCAACCTCAACAACAGCCCAACCAACAGCAGCAAGGCCAACAACAACAGCCAAGTCAACAGCAACAGCCCATTCAACAGCAACAGCCAATTCAACAACAGCCAATTCAACAACAGCCAATTCAACAACAACCTATTCAACAACAACAGCTGACTCAACAACAGCAAATTCAACAACCACCAATTCAAGAACAGCAAattcaaccacaacagcaaattCAACCACAACAGCCAATTCAACCACAACAGCCTATTCAACCACAACAGTCCATTCAACCACAACAGCCAATTCAACAACCAATTCAACAGCAGCCAATTCAACAACCAATTCAACAGCAGCTAATTCAACAGCAACAGCAAACTCAACTGCTGCAGCCAATTCAACAACAGCAGCAGATTCAGCAGGTGCAATGGCAGCAGCAGCAGCTACAACAACAGCAGGTGCAGCCTCCTTACCAACAGCAGGGGCCGGCTTATGAGTACGAGCAACCCGAATTACAGCAAGTCTCGAAGTTCGGAACCAGTTACTACTCACCCACTAACGCTTACGGTCCAGCTCCCAGGCCAGAATATGAAGCTGTTGAGCTGGAGGCAACAACTCCTAGTCCACAGAACTATTATTACCAGCAACAAAACTTTCCACCGATTCAAGCCCCTATCCAAGCCCCAAGCCCTGTCTCAATCCAAATCCCGAACCAAATCTCACTCCAAGCCCCTAGCCCAATTCCTCTTCAAGCGCCGCCACGTCCGGTAGCAGATGCTTCTTGGTTAAAAGCAAAGCTTTTGCAACTACAGCAAACTCAGGCGTATAATGCACCCCAGCAACGTCCAGCGCCTGTGGCTCCAAAGACATATATAGATCCACGGCTGGTACTGTACCTCCGCAATCAGCACTTGCTGGCTCAACAAAGAAAGCTTGCATCTGAAAACCTGATGCGCTCCAGCGTTAACTACGCCCATTCAGCTTCGGCCCAAGCGTACACTCCCCAGTTCCAAAGCTACGCACCAAGCCGCGGCTCCGTTCAAGAAGTCTACGAAATGCTGAGCACCGGGGAGATGAAGTGCAAAAACCTATACCGACTGCATAACATTGATGGCATGAGACAGGCGTCTTCGGTCTGCGGGCGAGGGCTCAGATGCCCGGCCCCATACAACAGGGAGGTCCAGATGGGAAATTTCTGCATGTGTTGTCCATACCTTG ATCCAGCCACAATGTCAGCATTGCAGCAAAGGCAACAACAGCGACTATTGTATTAA